A region of the Silene latifolia isolate original U9 population chromosome 9, ASM4854445v1, whole genome shotgun sequence genome:
CAGCCACACTTTGTCACTGCTTGATACTGGCTCCTTGAGTTTCCTTCTGATTCTGCTCCTGACTTCATCAATAATATGCTCAGTTATCTTATCTGGTTTAAGCAACACATGATTCATCCTGGCATTGTTTCTTTGTGTCCATACCTGGTAATAGCAAGCAACCAATACCAGGAAGTGAACTTTCTACTTTAGGCACACTTTTGGAGGTAGTGCTCCTGTGGTCCTATTAACCTGCAGTGAAAAGCCACACCAAAGCTCCATCTTATGACTAGACTCAAACCCTAGAGCAAGGCGATTATGAACCCTAATAGCAAACCCTACGCAGCCTTCTCCTAGCATACTTTTCAGTTTGATTTCTCTATAATGGCGCAATTCATCTAGTAAAACAAAGCATAATCATTCTAGTAGGCTTCAAAAGATGAAATCAACAGGGAAGAGTACTGATAGTAAAAAGAAAGGTCAGAAAAAAGGTCCAACAGAGGAAGATGTACTCAAAACAAAAACTATGCAGGAAGTTAAAGGTGTTTCTGGTTTGCAATTTGATGAAGACCCTAATGAAGGCAGTCAAGTTGCTGAGGAAGTAATTGTAGAATATGTTACAGACAATGAGATCTAAGACATTGCATGGGTTACAAAGAGAGGAAATAAGAGTGTCGTGGTTGctgaagaagaagaaaatgatGAAAATATATTGCAGTTCAACACAGAAGACACTAAAGAAGAAGTAGAATTCTGGAACAATGTGGTATACTGTTTTGTTCTAGGAGCAAACCCTCCATGGGAGGTTTTTCAAGGTTTTATTCATAGAATATGGCAGAAGCATAATGTAGACAGGATATCCTTTATGCCAAATGGGATATTTCTGATAAGATTCAAGCATACCAAAGATAAAGAGGCAATATTGCAGGCAAGACACTTTATGTTCGATAATAAGCCCCTGATTATCAGATCCTGGGATGTTAACGTTGAGTTAGTGAAGGAGGATGTTAAGAAGGTGCCTGCGTGGATCAGGATTCATGACTTACCCCTTCAATTCTTGGTAAATGTTTACCTGCCATTGCAGCTCTAGTTGGAAAGTTTCAGAAAGCTGATCAAGCTACAGTGGACAAAACCAGATTGGGTTTTGCACGAGTAATGATTGAGCTCAATGTTGGCCAAAAGTTCCCCTCTAAAGTGAGATTCTTGGATGAGACTGGTAAGATGATTTATGTAGGGATTGAGTATGAATGGAAGCCATCTGTTTGTACCAAATGCAAAGGTGTTGGTCATGAAATGAATACTTGCAGGAAAGCTGTAACTAATAAGCTAGTGCGTAAGCTAGTTCAGCAGGTCTGGAAGCCAAAGCCTGTAGTTGTCAAGCCTTCTGTGCACCTCAGTACAGAACAGGTGAAATCTCCAGAGTGTACTCCTTGTACCTCCCCTGCATGTATTGCTCTTAGTCACACGTCCATACCAGCAACTCCTCATAAGACTGGATCATACAGAGCTACTGTGGAAGGTGAGATGATTCCAAAGGTTGGCATAGGCCAAAAGGGTACCTCTAATTCGAAACTTATTAATGAATAACATAGGTTTTTTGAATGTTCGTGGTTTGaataatgtaaataaacaaaAAACGGTGAAATGGTTTATTCATAATAAAGATATTGGTCTTTTTGGATTAGTTGAGACCAAAATAAATGGGAAAAATGTGAGTAATATCTCTAATACTATGTTAGATGGTTGGTGTGTAACTACTAATAGTGGCCAGCATAAAGGAGGACGTGTGTGGATTCTTTGGAAACCAAATCTATTTGATGTCATGGTATGTCAATATGATGCTCAGTTTATTCACACAAGAGTCACTCCTAGGGTTTCTCAACAACAATTCTGGTTCACAATGGTCTATGCTTATAATGATGGTACTGGAGGAGGGATTTATGGCAGAAGTTAGGAGTTATTGCAGGTCAATGTAAAGGATCTTGGGCTTTGGCCGGAGATTTTAACACAGTAATTGATCCTACTGAAAGACTGGGTTCTAATACTAAATAGGCTGATATGGATGAGTTTTTAGATTGCATTTCAACTTGTGTTATCACTGATATTGCTGCTATTGGGGCTTACTATACCTGGACTAACAAACAAGAACCAGCTACAAGAGTGTTTAGTCGTCTGGACAGGTTTATGGTCAATCAAGAATGGATGACTCAATTCCCTAATATGATGGCTCATTTCCATCCAGAGGGTTTATTTGACCACTGTCCTTGTACTGTGAGCAATAGTGCAGTAGGGGATGGCAAGAGAGCTAGCTTCAAGTATTTCAATATGTGGAGCAAAGCAGATGCTTTTTTACCTACAGTCACTGAACAATGGAATAAACATTACCCAGGGCATAAAATGTTTACTACCATTAAGAAATTGAAGGCATTAAAGCCTGCTTTGAAGGAGCTAAAAAGGAGTAGTTATGCTGATATTATCAACAATACAGTGACTGCTGAGACAAAGCTCCAGAATCTACAGAAACAGTTAGCCGAAGATATTCATAATGCTGATCTGATACAGAGGGAGTTTGAGGCTGCTGCTGATCTTAAGAAGCTAAGTGTAGCAAGAGACAGTTTTCTGAGTCAGAAAGCCAAGACCCAGTGGTTAGAAGAGGGAGACAGTAACATTGCTTACTTCCATGGGGCTATAAAAAAGAGGATTAGCATGAACAAGGTCATTCAGATTGAAGATCAACATGGTACTCTATGTACTGAAAGCCAGACCATTCAGAATGCTTTTCTTGCCTACTATCAAACTCTGCTAGGTAGTAACAAACCTATTGAAAACGTGAAGCAATGTGTGCTTAATGAGGGACAATTCTGTACTCGGGAACATGCTCTACTGTTGAATGCTCATGTGACCAATGATGAAATCAAAAAGATATTTTTTGACACTCCAGCTGATAAATCTCAAGGACCTGATGGATACACTAGTGAATTTTTTCAGACAGTTGGGATGTTATAGGGGAAGATGTGTGTGATGCTATAAAAGATTTCTTCTCCACTGCTAAGCTTTTGAACCAGATAAATGCCACTAATATAACTCTTATACCTAAGTATGAGAGGCCAACCACTATCAAACAGTTCAGACCTATtgcatgttgtaatatgattTATAAGGTTATATCTAAATTGTCATACAATAGACTTGTACAAGTCTTGCCTGATATCATCAGTGACAATCAAGGGGCCTTCATAATGGGGAGATCTATTATTGAGAATGCTCTAATATGTCAAGACATTGGTAAGCTTTATAACAGAAATGTTGTGTCTCTAAGATGCTTGTTTAAAATTGATCTACAAAAAGCTTATGACACTGTGgaatgggagtttgttgagcAGTTACTCCAGGGTTTGAAGTTTCCTGATGATTTCACTCATAAAGTAATGACTTGTATAAGATCCACATATTTTTCCTTATGTCTCAATGGGAGTATCTTTGGTTACTTTAAAGGAAAAAAGAGGATTGAGGCAAGGAGAGCCTATTTCCCCTCTTATCTTTACTATCTGCATGGACTACTTAACCAGAATGATTAACTATGCTGTGTCTAGATGGCCATTCCAATACCATCCCCTCTGTAAGGCATCCAAATTGAATCATTTGTTGTTTGCTAATGATCTTTTAATGTTCTGCAAAGGAATTGCTGCTTCTATAATGTTGTTACTCAGGGCATTCTCATCCTTCTCCAGAGCTTCTGGTCTGTCTATGAATAGTTCCAAGTTTGAAGTGTACTATAATGGAGTTGGGCAACAGCTAAGTGATGATATCCAGCAGGCTACATGCTTTGTGGAGGGCTCTATGCCATTCAGGTATCTTGGAGTCCCTATTAAAGTAGGTAGATTGACTAAGTCTGAGTGTAACACTATAGCTGAGAAGATGGTGAGTAGAATCAGGAGTCTTAGGGCAAGAAAACCCTCTTATGCAGGTAGAGTGGTGTTTATTAATCCTGTTCTTGATACACTCTACTCATATTGGGCAAGTATCTTTCTCCTACCAAAAAGCATCATTAAGAGGATTGAAGCCATATGTAGGAATTACCTATGGGATGGCAATGCTGAATATCACAGAGTCCCTCTTATTGCCTGGGATAAGGTTACTCTGCCTAAAGATGAGGGGGGACCTGGGCATCAAGAAAGCACAGGTTTGGAACTATGCAACAGTTGCTAAGCTGGTGGACTGGATTTATGAGAAGGCTGATAGACTTTAGATTAGATGGATTAATCAAGTGTACTTAAAAGGAAGGGACTGGCATAAATATAAACCTCCTGCTGATGTTGCCTGGTCCTGGAAGAATATTTGCAAAGTTAAGAATTTGATCAAGCTGGGTACACTGATGGACACTGGACTGCTGACCCTCGAGCTTATTCCATCAGAAATGGTTATGAATGGCTTAGGATGCAACAGCCTAAGCAAGACTGGGTATCTCTGGTTTGGAGCAAATGGAACATCCCAAAACATGCCCTTATTGTTTGGATCATAATGAATAATTGACTGAATGTGAAGGAGAAGCTTTGCAAAATTGGCTACTGTAAAGATGATAGATGCCTAATCTGTGACAGTTACCCTGAAACATAGAACCTTCCTTGCAATGTCCTCGATATTGAACATTCTTCCTAGGGTTTTCAATTCATTTATGAAACTTGAAAAACGTGTGGACATGCTATCCAAGGACTCACTCGGCTACatactgaatagctcatatttctgcattaacagatctatgcggtgtttcctaacaatggaagtaccttcataagctaattcaaggccatcatatatctccttggccgttgtGCACGAAGAGAACCGATCGAATTCATTAGTAGTCATGCCATTCTGCAATAAACTTATAGCCTTAGAATtcttctcagccttcttgtagtcggcctcgatatagtcctcttcctttttctcgtaAGTGGTGCCTTCAGTGGAAGTAACCAATATTTTAactggtccgttttggataattttccaacactcccaatcatgacctttcacatacTGAGTCATTATTTTTTTCCATAACCCATAactcttcccatcaaagacgggacacttgaggtatttggaatccatttatcacgtgataagcagcggaatataaaatgataagataaataaagatagacagaTCAGTCTCTTTGCAGTTacgcaatcaagagcacgaggctctgataccaattgaagagtctatctatccgaaatactcaagagggggggggggggtgtattGAGGATTAAAACTTTTAACTAATTTTTCGATTGtatatgtataattaattatttaaagtttatttattaaactttaactaattaactaattaacgaatAAGAACGAAATAAACAAATGAACGAAAGAGAGAGacgcacggtttttgaagtggttcagtttcacaaatccaaacctacgtccactattctcgattattaaatttagtacctttctacggattacaaacttactaacccaactcgtacaactaaccctagttgtaactcaagtgagtaccgttaaatactcaagtgactaacttacgctaataagaaagcactgttgattctactaaaagttcacgttagtgaacgagtaagaaatcaaataagcactattatccTATAACGATAACTAAAGaatgaatgcacaagtttataaacacacgatctttttcgaaaatagaaaaacggttttctttgttttaaaacacacggtttttgctcttaaaattaaaatcaatttatgCTTAAGGTCTTACTTTTAAATGTCgcaaaagcaaagtatttataggagaggaaagaGCATGGCTCACAGTTTGCCCGAatccctaatagccgaaatatggatatgtaaacaaatcatatcctttattatttttttccttaaaaccctaagagataataaagaatattccaaaagataaaagataaattattcttctattttgttttccataaatcttaagatatgataagattttccataacaaaaatatccttatcataaataaccatatcaagttaaatataaaagatatgttaagataattctagagaataaaatctttacgaTAACAATATTTTATTCCTTAAGGCAACACGAGATAACACGACACATATGCCTCATGATCCGTGGAAACCCTAGTTTGATATCAGGTTagattttagggtttaagagtatgccatattaaaaccctaattagtaatatggctcaactcataagttgatccaacatgattactaattttttttttttttggtacttatGAGGGGCAAAGCCCCGAAAATTACTTATTAGCTATTACACGGGAAATAGCGACCCCAAAGATATCCTCCCGAAGAATGGGTCGAAGCCCATGACTCGGAGTGTATAAATAATTAATAACAGTACTCGAATAAACTCCCTGATTAGCTAAAAAATCCGCAGCCCTATTCGCCTCTCTATACGAATGTTCAAGCTTGACAACCCATCCTTCTTTATTCATTAAATCCTGGCATCGCTTGATGATGAACTTAAGGCTGTTGCTCACCAGTTGCTTCTCGTTGATAATATTAACACACGGTCGATTGTCCATATGAATAAGAAGTCTATGAACCCTCATCAACCTCGCTTTCTCTAATCTCGCTAAAAGGGCGAGGAACTCAGCCTTCATGGAGGAATAATTCCCACACGGAAAATAAAAGGCAGAGATGAAATTACCCGTCTCGTCTCGAAAAATTCCTCCTCCTCCTGCCGGACCTGGGTTGCCCTTCGCCGCGCCATCTGTATTTCGTAAAATCCaattattatttctttccttaaaaccctaagagataatagagaatattctaaaagataaaagataaattattcttctattatgttttccataaatcttaagatatgataagattttccataacaaaaatatccttatcataaataaccatatcaagttaaatataaaagatatgttaagataattctagagaataaaatctttacaataACAATATTTTATTCCTTAAGGCAACACGAGATAACACGACACATATGCCTCGTGATCCGTGGCAACCCTAGCTTGATATCAGGTTagattttagggtttaagagtatgccatattaaaaccctaattagtaatttggctcaactcataagttgatccaacatgATTACTAATTATAAGTTTAAAATAAAACCATACTCCATATTAATATGGGCTTCTTTAATAAATACTTTTGCTAGAacattttaaaaaaacaaaaacatttttcaaaaacaatttcgaaaacaTTTTAAGTCGTGTAGTATAAACTCAGCCAGGCCCGTCTAACCCATAGCGCTCTATGTGCATTGGCACTGGGCCTCAAATTTTTAGGGCCcaaatcttcaaattacccatatgattgataaaaaacaaaaaaaaaattaaagtcaaCAAGAAGCATGCGATAGACGACTATTCCAATCCTCATTACTCAAATATTTCCTTCCCTAAATATTGAGTAAATAATTTCCTTCCCAAAATAATTGAATTTGCTCTTCATTCACTCCATAAACCTATTTAATATTTCTTTTATAATCTTTAGAAATGATTAATCCAAACCAATTTTTCACAAATGATTtcaaatttataatttataattaggGAAATTAGAATCAAAACTTTTCATTATAATCGGTTCAAATTATTTAACAAAAATCTCATATTTACACTTAATTTTCAAAGAGATCGAAATAGATAACATTTCTTCTTAATTTTACTGAATTATTTTGTTATGGGTGATAAATTGATAATGTCGATTTCTTGTGaatgaattgtttttttttttttttgggtctaAAATTTAATGCATTGTAGCTAGTGTAGGAAGGACAAAGCGTCAGAGGTCAAGGGGATTTGTTTTATCAGTTTTTAGTTCACGGACTGTCGCGGTGACAGTTATGTTCTTGAATCGGTTTTCAAATAATTTATAGTTTGCGTTAATTATTTTATATAAACTTCTTTAATTTTGTAAATTTTAGGCCTCACTTTTTTTTTGGCACCGGGCCTCCACTTTTTTTGAGACGGCCCtgaactcagcatctcaatgttatagtagaagagctataacattgagctctttcacaagtaatgttatagttgtcaagctataactttaccagtaTATGAAATTCATTTTTTAGGTTACCATTCTGAGATAagcacctatactattctaatctacttaggagatcttcgagcataggctacttcattatccaagcttgattaatctttagacaaGTTTCGTCTCCTcataatgcttgaataattcttctaTAATCTTGATCCGTAATTGACGGCTTGATCATAACATAGTCTTGTATATGTTCATCACAATTTTCTAAGCTTGACAAAAAGTAAGTCTAATCTGaagagactaaacaaacaattacgcgcaacgagtatataaaatataacgcactcttgacatcatcaaaacataaacatatattctatatggttcaacaagcaACCTTTAAGATGTTTTCCAATCATAAGAGTTTGAAATACATATAtacccaaaaggagttgaacatgaggcaaagaagatggattGAACTCATTAGGGATTATGATATTGATATAGTGTACTATGAAGGAAAatctaatgtggtggccgatgccaTAAATAGGAAGTCGATGTCCTTATGTACCGCTTTGTCCATGCTAAGATTAAAGGAAGAGGTGAAGAAAATTGGCATTCATGTGATAAGAAAAGGGGATTTAATTGGGAACTTAACCTTAGAACCTGAGTTATATGATGTAATTCGAGAGAAGCAAGCAAGTGATGTGAAGATCCAAGAGTGGAAAGGGGTACTAGAAAGCAGAGAGCCCTCAAGATTTGAGTTGCCTAGAGATGGAAGCCTTAGATTCAAGGGGAGATGATGAATACCAAATGATGAAGAACTTAAGAAAACGATAATGAATGAAGCTCATACCACACCTTACTCGGCGCACCCGGGTGGTGATAAGTTATACAAGGACCttaagaagaccttttggtggtcAATCATGAAGAGATAAGTGGCGGAGTTTGTGGCAAGGTGATTGACTTGCCAAAGAGTGCAGGGAGAACACAAGAGACCACAAGGTAAAGTGCAACCACTAGAATTACTGGAATGGAAGTGAGATTCGATATCTATATATTTCATAGTGGGATTACCAAGAACTCAAAAAGgggaacaacatgatttgggtcatTGTTGATAGGTTAACCAAATTGGCTTATTTCATTACAATGAAGGACACTTGGAGCAAGGTGGAGTTATCTAATGCTTATTGCAAGTATGTGGTCAAACTTCATGGATTCACAATGGACATTGTGTCGGACCGAGATTCGCGATTAATTTCAAGGTTTTGGCAAGAACTTCAAAGCTCCTTAGGTACGCAATTGAAGATGAATATGGCTTTCCATCCGGCAATGGATGGACAAACAGAAAGGACCATCCAAACGTTGGAAGACATGTTGACGGCTTGCATCTTGGAATTTGGAGGTTCTTGAGAGGATAGGTTACATATGattgaattttcttacaacaatagctacCATTCTAGCATTGGCATGACACCGTTTGTAGCCTTGTATGGAAGGAAATGTCGGAGCCCGATTTGTTTAGATTATAGCACCGAAGACGTGGTATTGGGGCATCAAATGATCCTAGGCATGATTTATCAAGTCCATCTAATCCGGGAAAATATGAGGGCGacacaagataggcaaaagagttatgccgacttgAGAACAGGTGACATTGAATTTGCGGTAGGAGATAAGGTGTTACTCAAGATTTCACGCATGagaggagttatgagatttgggaaaagTGGCAAGTTGAGCAAAAAGTTCATTTGTCCCTGTGAGATATTGAATAGAGGCGGGGAAGTGGCCTACCATTTAACACTTCCCCTGGCCTTGAACTGAGTTCACAACGTCTTTCATGTGTCTCAATTACGTAAATACCTAACTGACCCTTCACAGGTACTTGAGGCAGAGATGATCAAGTTGGTGATGCCTTAAGATATGTGGAAATGCCCAAagagatcctagaccgaaagatAAGGAAGACAAGATGTGGGAAGACAGCGTTGGTAAAAGTATTGTGGTCTAACCATCTAGTAGAAGAGGCCACGTAGGAGGCCGAGGAAACCAGGAAATAATGATACTCTCACCTTTTCGCATAGGTATGAGTTGGTTACGAGGTCGTAACCATATTTCTAGAGGGTAGGGCGTCTTAAGTAGGTACAACAGGCACAagtatttctttctttctttcttaagCCGACACAACTGCACCTTTGTTTGTCATATCGTACTAATCTTATGTTTGTCTCGACAAACCGCCATGCACCCTTAGGGCACTAAGGGACATAATTTTGGTAATTATAGTGTCGgatgtgaacttcgaggacgaagttctttataagaagggaagattgtaataactCGAATTTATAaaaaccttacttgaccgagtagaccatcCACACGGCCGAGTGGAGCCCCACTTGACCCAGTGGAGGACCGAGTGGAGTTTAGCTGGAGTGTGAATGTTCTAAAagttggcactcgaccgagtgaccttcCAATCGACCAGTATATCCCCCACTCGATCCAGTTGACCGACAACTCGGCCAAGTGACCGGTCGAGTCTATTTTACGCGAGAAGATTGGTTGGTGGAGTGTCACTTTCAAAGCTTATCCTTTCAGATTTCCTCACCTTAATTCACTCCCCAACCAATACCACCACTCTCTAAACTCCCCAAATTCTCTCTAAAACACTCACCAAAATGATCCTCTAAGAACCTTATCTCCAAGTGAAGAATTCTTGACATCTTTTCTCCCTTGTTCATCCACTTTGTTTGTAAGTCGACTATATTTTACTTTCCCTTAATCGTATGTTAGTAACCTTAATTATCTTAGTAGATTATCttataattaattaggttatgggAAATTaagatgggtaattaagggatTTAATTAGTGTGTTTGTTGTAGTAGATTATGGTAATGAATATAGTAATTAATTTgtgtaggaagcttcattgaggagcatttctagtGGTTAGCTTGATGCCTTGtgaagataagcttgaggtagggttttcccttcTTAGCTCTAATAATATGAGTGATTGACTATACATTTATTATCATTTATTGCTTTTGTTTCatgtagttgcattataacatgttaatgGTAATTAGGGTTTAAGACATAATATGATTTCATGTTGTTTATGTATATGATGAAAGAGTAAGTATGATTAATTGTCTTATACATGGTtagaatgcattataacatgctAGAAAGTAATTACATGAAAAAAAGTGAATTGGTGAAGGTCGAGCATTTTGACTTGTATTATGTTTGGTGTAATTACATGAGTATTAGTGTTAGGAATTGTTTGGTTTGATTGACGTTTGATTAGTCTTGGAAGATGGTGGGACATTTGGTTGTGGTtatggagacgtaaggcggttgagaaaccgtcttccgcttgagtcacCCCTTGGAGCTTCatactccaagggggatgtgcacatctagtacttgagttttggagggacACGTGTGGTTGAGGCACAATGTATGGCATGGGACTCGAGTCGCTCTCGGGCCCAGTACCACGGGCGTGTTCCGAGTATCTTGTGTTGGTATGTGGCGTCGTGGGCGTGTCCTTGCCACCGGTTATCGATAGGTAAGGAAATTAGAGGTTGATTGACATGCATATCACATATTTATTCAATTCATGATTGTTTGCCATTGTATTTATCGCATGatcatgtaatccttcccatttgcatctgtggtgaaccatatggtgattttcgCCCATATGGGGAGTAGTGTTTGACAAGTTAGCTTGATTGATGCGAGGGCTTGGGAGCGGTCTTCATTTAGTTGTCACCACTTATGCTTATCTAGTTTTTGACGTTTTAAACTCTACATTATTTCAATTGGGTTGACTAAATGGGATGACATTTGCATCCCCTAAACTTGTAACTATTTATCTAACTCATACCTATCTGTTGAATTTTATTGTCGTAAATTCTTCGTGACTTGTTTATTTGCACTAGaagcttgggaaaccaagtcttggGATACCTCCATTTGTTGGGAATGTCTTGAGGAAGGGTTCCCggcttatgggggtgttacacatgttCTCGTAAATAAATATGTTACTAGAAATGCAtcataacatgatattggttaagactacttgatgagtcggtaattggcatgttacgTGGTGTCTTGCATTATTGTGTTGTCTCGTATATTGGAGGACATGGTAAATTATGATTGGTTACTTGTTGTTGTGGAGACGTACGACGGTTGGTAGATCGTATTACCCTTGAGTCGCCTTTTTAAGCTTCCCACTCTAAgatggatgtgcacattaatgatttgagtacggagggactcgtgtggttaagGCACGATGTCTCGgaagggatccggttggcttccggacccggtacgtctggacATGTCCCAGTACCTATTAGTGAGGCGAGGTGTCGTAAGCGTATCCTTGGCACCGGTGATTGTGGGTACGTtagggcgtgtcccggtaccggcgtgGTGATTTTATAATCGTGTCTCATTCGTatcattggcatgttgcatatttatttATCACGTTGTGTCTTATGTTTATTTATTGTAACTGGCGTGTTTTGTGTCCgagtaattgtcacctatttcccgggtggcctgtgtcgatccataagatatttctgatcatatgaGGAGCAGGTTGAGTAAAGGTTATTTTGGTGTCACAAAGGAGACGAGACGTGCTTTGGACTTGGAGTTGAGTACTTGGATAGTTGATAGATAACATAGATGGTAGTCAAGTTGTATAGTTCACATTTTTGTAGATactcgtatccgtcgatattggaatttatagaaaacccgacaaacacccgatgatgatagaaCGACATGTATACACTAGTtggcattgtcattatttggaatTCTTTTTACGATGTAAAATGGGCGTCGCCGATGAAGCgttttattaatgatatttaatttaaacgttttaattcttatttaatttaaatgatctttaaatttaatgttttaattcattttatttattgaatttgaatttattttctcaagtttattttattgaaattaaaataaatatttgatatGGAAAATTATTTTATGAGTGTATCTGATttgaaaatcatttattttaatgtgttatttgatttgaaaaatcgattttcaAAGTTGAAAAGTCGTTTTGATCACActttttggagctcgattatagctcggttttgagcccgttttctttacgaattgccATGAATCTCGAGTatactaaccaacctaggcttctACCCATCCAACTCCAGTTCAaacccccatacccacgtcccaaatctcgtcccaaacagccccccaacacagcccaacTCCTTCGTTCCCAGCCCGTGTTCAACATAGCCCGTTTGTTTTGCTCCGAaattggtccaaacccgcaatccatcaccaccaacccataCTACACACTACCCACCATGCCCACGTTAAAACCCACCACGAAACCCCTCCACAAATCCCGTGTCCGACACTCCATAAGCAGCCCAAACAACACGACACAAGCATCCCATGTTTTCGTTCAGCTTAAACCCCGACCcgaaacccgctccaaacacctaCTAAACCTGGGCCCATTAACTCTAAACTATACCCTTGTATGCTACCTATACTTTCCTAGCTTAACCACtaagaaaacccctcacaaagcctctcaaaccctcacgaaagct
Encoded here:
- the LOC141601318 gene encoding uncharacterized protein LOC141601318, with protein sequence MRQRRWIELIRDYDIDIVYYEGKSNVVADAINRKSMSLCTALSMLRLKEEVKKIGIHVIRKGDLIGNLTLEPELYDVIREKQASDVKIQEWKGWDYQELKKGNNMIWVIVDRLTKLAYFITMKDTWSKVELSNAYCKYVVKLHGFTMDIVSDRDSRLISRFWQELQSSLGTQLKMNMAFHPAMDGQTERTIQTLEDMLTACILEFGGS